A genome region from Marinobacter panjinensis includes the following:
- a CDS encoding DUF1294 domain-containing protein, with the protein MNQKGSLTSWNDAKGFGFITPENGGERLFAHISAYQGRGRPSASCKVVYAQTKDEKGRLRAASFQYAGVARHRAAAAAAAATGAWVSLLIAAAVGGAVSVLYLQGYVPLLLPVAYGVMSLVTFLMYAVDKGAAESGNRRVPEGRLHLFELLCGWPGALVGQQFFRHKTRKTSFQVAFWFNVILNLAVLGWLLMWPDAEFARQALDIEPVMLLGS; encoded by the coding sequence GTGAATCAAAAAGGCTCACTCACCTCATGGAACGATGCCAAGGGCTTCGGTTTCATCACCCCGGAAAACGGAGGTGAGCGTCTGTTTGCCCATATCAGCGCCTATCAGGGGCGGGGCAGGCCTTCAGCCAGTTGCAAGGTGGTTTACGCGCAGACAAAAGACGAGAAAGGCCGGTTAAGGGCTGCCAGTTTCCAGTACGCCGGCGTTGCACGGCACCGCGCAGCGGCAGCGGCAGCGGCAGCGACTGGTGCCTGGGTCTCTCTGTTGATTGCAGCCGCGGTCGGAGGGGCGGTCTCTGTGTTGTATCTTCAGGGTTACGTGCCGCTGCTTTTGCCGGTCGCTTATGGGGTGATGAGCCTGGTTACTTTCTTGATGTACGCGGTCGACAAAGGAGCCGCCGAGAGCGGCAACCGACGGGTACCTGAGGGACGGTTGCATCTGTTTGAACTTCTGTGTGGCTGGCCGGGGGCTCTGGTGGGCCAGCAATTCTTTCGCCACAAAACCCGCAAAACGTCGTTTCAGGTGGCTTTCTGGTTCAATGTGATTCTCAATCTTGCGGTTCTTGGCTGGCTGCTGATGTGGCCGGATGCCGAGTTTGCCCGGCAGGCTCTGGATATTGAGCCGGTCATGCTTCTCGGGAGTTAA
- a CDS encoding thioredoxin family protein, whose translation MQNIFSEEALSELLQSSPAVLLLYGGASCGVCQAIKPRLEKLANEEFPKLITAYIDCQEAAGPLCAARGIFSLPVVQLWFDGQRFAEFARVFSIGDVRSALERPYGLLT comes from the coding sequence GTGCAAAACATATTCTCTGAAGAGGCCTTATCGGAATTGCTCCAGTCCAGCCCTGCGGTGCTGCTCCTGTATGGGGGCGCAAGTTGCGGCGTCTGTCAGGCCATCAAGCCCCGGCTGGAGAAGCTTGCCAACGAGGAATTCCCGAAATTGATCACTGCTTACATTGATTGCCAGGAAGCCGCCGGCCCATTATGTGCGGCTCGCGGTATTTTTTCTCTGCCGGTTGTTCAGCTGTGGTTTGATGGGCAGCGATTCGCGGAATTCGCCAGGGTGTTCTCCATCGGCGATGTTCGTTCGGCGCTGGAGCGGCCTTATGGGCTTTTGACTTAG
- a CDS encoding transposase has protein sequence MIVPGFSHHVFQRGRNRQPVFVERREFEYYLANLQEWKRIYELDVFSYCLMTNHVHLVVQANDNLTAIPQLMKRLAGRQTRFVNALEKRSGSLWEGRYKISPIDTDAYLLACCRYVELNPVKAGMVDKPGLYEWSSYSARVGGVTLPMPGRARHLSGSSRQSSDEG, from the coding sequence GTGATTGTGCCCGGTTTTTCCCACCATGTTTTCCAACGCGGCCGTAACCGCCAACCGGTGTTTGTCGAGCGCCGTGAATTTGAGTACTACCTCGCAAACCTTCAGGAATGGAAGCGGATCTATGAGCTGGATGTGTTCAGCTATTGCCTGATGACGAACCATGTTCACCTGGTCGTTCAGGCAAACGACAATCTGACCGCAATTCCTCAATTGATGAAGCGTCTGGCTGGTCGTCAAACACGCTTTGTAAATGCCCTCGAAAAACGCAGTGGTTCTCTCTGGGAAGGGCGCTACAAGATTAGCCCGATTGATACTGATGCCTACCTGTTGGCTTGCTGTCGTTATGTGGAACTCAATCCTGTTAAAGCAGGGATGGTGGATAAACCTGGGTTGTATGAGTGGTCGAGCTATTCTGCGCGGGTAGGGGGTGTCACATTGCCAATGCCTGGACGAGCCCGACACCTTTCGGGCTCGTCCAGGCAGTCATCAGACGAGGGTTGA
- a CDS encoding PEGA domain-containing protein codes for MKYPLLLTLAAIAFLSTGCASVVSGTDQKLTFNSEPEEATVTVSGRVLGKTPLTVPVDRGSNQSITFEKEGYKTYTAQLSTTTNPWFFGNIVLGGLVGSTTDGVSGAIHEFSPDQYFVTLKPDTPTGLSTSRPRQIKEIIIAFSGEFRHELASGGGEKVDTIVQLLDIDALEKDTTIRALNQLALANENDLELAKTIIEVYDVQ; via the coding sequence ATGAAGTATCCGCTCCTACTCACATTGGCCGCCATCGCGTTTCTGTCTACCGGTTGCGCATCGGTGGTATCCGGAACCGACCAGAAACTCACCTTCAACAGCGAGCCTGAAGAAGCCACCGTTACTGTTTCCGGCCGTGTGCTCGGTAAAACGCCGCTGACTGTGCCGGTAGACCGGGGCTCCAACCAATCCATTACCTTTGAAAAGGAGGGCTACAAGACCTACACCGCTCAGCTTTCCACCACAACCAACCCGTGGTTCTTCGGTAACATCGTGCTTGGCGGGCTGGTGGGCTCCACTACCGATGGCGTCTCCGGTGCCATTCACGAGTTTTCCCCGGACCAGTACTTCGTCACCCTGAAGCCTGACACACCAACGGGACTCTCAACCTCCAGGCCGCGACAGATTAAGGAAATCATCATCGCGTTCAGCGGAGAATTTCGCCACGAGCTGGCAAGCGGCGGTGGTGAAAAGGTGGACACCATCGTGCAACTGCTGGATATCGACGCCTTGGAGAAAGACACCACCATCCGGGCACTGAACCAGCTTGCGCTGGCGAACGAGAACGACCTTGAGCTGGCTAAAACGATTATTGAGGTTTACGACGTTCAGTAA